The genomic DNA CGGCATGGGCGAGCTGCACCTTGAGATCATCGTCGACCGCCTCAAGCGCGAGTTCAACGTGAACGCGAACGTCGGCGCCCCGCAGGTCGCCTACCGTGAGACCATCTCGCGGCCGGTCGACGTCGAAGGCAAGTTCGTGCGCCAGTCGGGCGGTCGCGGGCAGTACGGCCACGTCAAGATCAAGGCCGAGCCCAACCCGCGCGGCACCGGCAACGTGTTCGAGAACGCCGTCGTCGGCGGCACCGTGCCGAAGGACTTCATCCCGGCCGTCCAGAAGGGCGTCGAGGAGGCCATGCAGAGCGGTCCGCTCCTCGGCTTCCCGATCGTCGACATGAAGGTCGCGCTCTACGACGGCTCGTACCACGAGGTCGACTCGTCCGAGATGTCCTTCAAGATCGCCGCCTCCATGGCGGTGCGCGAGGCGATGAACCAGGGCGGCGCCCAGGTCCTCGAGCCGATCATGCGCGTCGAGGCGACGACCCCCGACCAGTACATGGGCGACGTCATCGGCAGCCTGAACTCTCGCCGCGGGCAGATCCAAGGCATGACCCCGCGCGGCAACGCGCAGGTGGTCACCGCCAACGTGCCGCTCGCGGAGATGTTCGGCTACGCCACCGACCTGCGCAGCCTGACCCAGGGCCGCGCCACGTTCTCGATGTTCTTCGATCATTACGAGGCGACGCCTCGCGGTGTTCAAGACGAACTACTCAAGAAGTAATCCTAGATACCTACTTAAGGAGCATTGATCATGGCTAAGGGTGTGTTTGAGCGTACGAAGCCGCATGTGAATGTGGGGACGATTGGGCATGTGGATCATGGGAAGACGACGTTGACGGCTGCGATTACGTTTACGGCGGCTTCGGTTGATTCGTCGGTTGAGGTGCAGTCGTATGATCAGATTGATAAGGCGCCTGAGGAGCGGGCGCGTGGGATTACGATTAATACGTCGCATGTTGAGTATCAGACTGCGGCTCGGCATTATTCGCATGTTGATTGTCCGGGGCATGCGGATTATGTGAAGAATATGATTACTGGTGCGGCGCAGATGGATGGTGCGATTTTGGTGGTGTCGGCTGCTGATGGTCCGATGCCGCAGACGCGTGAGCATATTGTGTTGGCGCGTCAGGTGGGGGTGCCGTATATTGTGGTGTTTTTGAATAAGGTGGATATGGTGGAGGATGAGGAGTTGTTGGAGTTGGTGGAGATGGAGGTGCGTGAGTTGTTGTCTTCGTATGAGTTTCCTGGGGATGATTTGCCGGTGGTGCGTGGGTCGGCTTTGCGGGCGTTGGAGGTTTTGCAGGGGGAGCCGAAGGTGGCGCGTGGTGTGAATGAGTGGGTTGATCGGGTGTGGGGGTTGTTGGATGCGGTGGATGCTTATATTCCGACGCCGGTGCGGGATGTTGATCGGGCGTTTTTGATGCCGGTGGAGGATGTGTTTACGATTACGGGTCGTGGGACGGTGGCTACGGGTCGTATTGAGCGTGGTGTGGTGCGGACGGGGGATGAGGTTGAGGTTGTGGGGTTGTCTGATACTCGTAGGAGTGTTGTGACGGGTGTTGAGATGCATCGTAAGACGTTGGATTCGGGGATGGCTGGGGATAATGTTGGGGTGTTGTTGCGTGGGGTGGGGCGTGATGATATTGAGCGGGGTCAGGTGTTGGCTCGGCCGGGTTCGATTACGCCGCATGTGGGGTTTGGTGCGTCTGTGTATATTTTGAGGAAGGAGGAGGGTGGTCGTCACTCTGCTTTTTTCTCGGGGTATCGTCCGCAGTTTTATTTTCGGACGACGGATGTGACGGGTGTGGTGTCGTTGCCGTCTGGGGTGGAGATGGTGATGCCTGGGGATAATGTGGAGTTGTCGGTTGAGTTGATTAAGCCGATTGCGATGGAGGAGGGGTTGCGGTTTGCGATTCGTGAGGGTGGGCGTACGGTTGGTGCTGGGGTTGTGACCAGCATCACGAAGTAACCATATGGCCGCTCCCAAGATCCGCATCAAACTGAAGGCCTTCGATCACCGTAGCCTGGACTCCTCCGCTACGAAGATCGTCGAGACCGTGCGCCGCACCGGCGCCAAGGTCGCCGGCCCCGTGCCGCTCCCGACCCGCATCCGGCGCTTCTGCGTGCTGCGCAGCCCCTTCACCGACAAGGACAGTCGCGAGCATTTCGAGATCCGGACCCATAACCGGCTCATCGACATCAAGTCGCCGACCAAGAGCACCATCGACTCCCTCATGCATCTCGACCTCCCGACCGGGGTCGACATCGAGATCAAGACCGTCGGAGGCCGTTGACAGTGAAAGGAATCCTCGGCACCAAGGTGGGCATGACCCAGGTGTGGCAAGGCGACCGGCTCGTGCCGGTGACCGTCGTGCTCGCCGGGCCCTGCCCCGTGGTGCAACGCAAGACCCCAGCCACCGACGGCTACGCTGCGGTGCAGTTGGGGTGGGACGAGCTCCCGGGCAAGGCGGTCAACAAGCCGCGCGCCGGCCACTTCAAGCGTGCCGCCGTCGCCGCGACCCGCCACCTGGTCGAGTTCCGCGACTACGCGCCTGAGGCCGACGAGGTCAAGGCGGACGTCTTCGCGGCCGGCGAGGCCGTCGACGTCACGGGCACGAGCAAGGGCCGCGGTACCGCCGGCGTCATGAAGCGCTGGAACTTCAGCGGCCTCCCCGCCACCCACGGCGTCAAGAAGAAGCACCGTTCGCCCGGCTCCATCGGCCAGCGCAAGTGGCCGGGCCGCGTCTACAAGGGCAAGCGCATGGCCGGCGTCTACGGTGGCGAGACCGTCACCATCGTCGGTCTCGAGGTCGTCGAGGTGCGCCTGGAGGACAACCTGATCCTCATCAAGGGCGCGCTTCCGGGCCCCAACGGCGGCCTCGTCCAGGTACGCCAGTCGAAGAGGAAGGTGAGCTGATGCCGGTCACCATAGACGTCATCGGCAGTGGGCGTAAGGTCACCCTCGACCTGCCCGAGCCAAAAGAGTCGGTGCTGCATGAAGTCGTCATGTGGCAGCTCGCCAAGCGCCGCCGCGGCACGGCCGCCACGAAGACGCGCGGCATGATGTCGGGCTCCACCGCCAAGATCTACCCGCAGAAGGGGACCGGCCGCGCTCGCCACGGCGACAAGAAGGCCCCCATCTTCGTCGGCGGCGGCACGGCCTTCGGCCCGCAGCCGCGGTCGTACGGCTACACGCTCCCGAAGCGCGTCAGGCGCCTCGGCCTCCAGATGGCCATCGCCAGCCGCGCCCAGGACGGCCGCCTCACGCTCGTCGACTCCTTCGGCGTCGGCGGCAAGACGCGCGAGTTCGTCGCGTGGGCCAAGAGCCACGGCTTCGACGGCAAGGAGCGCGTCCTCCTCGTCACCGACGATGAGCTCGTGCGCCGCGCCGCGCGTAACGTCCCATGGATCGACGTGCTCGCGGGCGCCGGCCTCAACGTCTACGACGTGCTGCGCGCCGACCGCGTCATCGCCGACGCCAAGATCTTCGACGAGCCGGGAGAGAGCGCATGAACGCCTACGACGTCGTCCTCGCCCCCGTGCTGAGCGAGAAGGCCGTGACCGCGATCCAGAGCGGCAAGTACTCCTTCTACGTCCATCCGCACGCCAACCGCGTCCAGATCCGCGAGGCCATCGAGACGGCCTTCAAGGTCGACGTGGTCAAGGTAAACCTGGTCACCGTCAAGGGCAAGATCAAGTCGCTCGGCCGTTTCTCCGGCCGCAGCCCCGAACGGAAGAAGGCCATCGTCACTCTCAAGGCCGGGCAGCGCATAGAGCAGCTCGAAGGCCTGTCGTAAGGAGGAGGTCAGGACATGGCAACCAAGAACTACCGTCCCTACACCCCCTCCCGTCGCAGCATGAGCACGCTGGACTTCGCGGAGATCACGCGCGATGCTCCGGAGAAGTCGTTGGTCCGGCCCCTCAAGAAGACGGGCGGCCGCAACCATCACGGGCGCATCACGTCGCGCTTCCGTGGCGGCGGCCACAAGCGCCGCTACCGCGTCATCGACTTCCGTCGCCGCGACAAGGAGGGCGTGCCCGCCAAGGTCGCCAGCATCGAGTACGACCCGAACCGTAGCGCCAACATCGCGCTGCTGCACTACGTCGACGGCGAGAAGCGCTACGTGCTCGCGCCGGACAAGCTGGCGGTCGGCAGCACCATCGTCGCCGGCGCCGAGGCCGAGCCGGAGCTCGGCAACGCCATGCCGCTGCGGTTCATCCCCGTCGGCGCCGTCGTGCACGCCGTGGAGCTGCTGCCCGGCAAGGGCGCGCAGCTCGCGCGCTCCGCCGGCACGAGCATCCAGATCCAGGGCCGCGACGCCACGTACGTCACCCTGCGGCTGCCGTCGGGTGAACTGCGCAAGGTCCACGGGGAGTGCTACGCCACCATCGGCGTCGTGGGCAACTCGGACCACAAGAACGTCGTCTACGGCAAGGCCGGCCGCACGCGGTGGTATGGGCGCAAGCCGCACCAGCGCGGTCGCGCCATGAACCCGGTCGACCACCCGCACGGCGGTGGCGAGGGACGCTCCACCGGCGGACGCCCGCCCGTCAGCCCGTGGGGTCAGAAGGCCAAGGGCCTCAAGACCCGCGACAAGCGCAAGGGTTCGAGCCGCTTCATCGTGCGGCGCCGGAAGGGAAGCTGACAATGGCGCGTAGCCTCAAGAAGGGACCGTTCGTCGACGGCCACCTGCTCAAGAAGATCGACGCCGCCAACGCCTCCGGCGACCGCCGCGTCATCAAGACCTGGAGCCGCCGCAGCACGGTGGTGCCCGAGATGGTCGGTCACACCATCGGCGTCTACAACGGCAGGCAGCACGTCCCCGTCTTCGTTCAGGAGACCATGGTCGGGCACAAGCTCGGCGAGTTCTCGCCGACCCGTTCGTTCCGCGGCCACTCCGGCTCGCGGAAGGAGTGACCGTGGCTCAGCAAGCCAAGGCCTCGCTGCGCATGCTGCGCGTCACCCCGCGCAAGACGCGCCTCGTGGCCGATCTCATCCGCGGCAAGGACGTGAGCAAGGCGGAGGACATCCTGCGCTTCACGGACAAGCGCTCCGCCAAGCCCATGCTCAAGGTGCTCCAGAGCGCCAAGGCGAACGCGGTCAACAACCACGACATGTTCGAGGACAGCCTCTTCGTCAAGGCGATCGAGGTCAGCGAAGGGCCGACGCTCAAGCGCTTCCTCGCGCGCGCCCGCGGGCGCGCCGACCTGATGCGCAAGCGCACGTGCAGTATCTCGATCACGCTGGAGGAACGTAGTGGGAAATAAGATCAACCCCGTCGGGTTCAGGCTGGGCGTCAACAAGGAGCCGTCCGCTCACTGGTACGCCGCGCCGGCCGACTACCCCCGCCTCCTGCAGGAGGACGAGCTCATCCGCGCGACGGTGCTCAAGGACGTCGGCCACTCCGGCGTCTCGCGCATCGACATCGAGCGGGCGGCTCACAACATCAACGTCACCATCCATACGGCCAAGCCGGGCGTGGTCATCGGGCGCGGCGGCGAGGCCATCAAGGCCCTGCGCACCAAGCTGAGCGCGAAGATCCCGGGCACCATCGGCGTCAACGTGCAGGAGGTCGCCAACCCCAACACGAACGCCGCGCTCATCGCCCAGCGCATCGCCGAGCAGCTCGAGCGCCGCTTCGCGTTCCGCAGGGCCATGAAGCAGGCCGTGCAGCGCACGATGGAGTCCGGCGCCAGGGGCGTCAAGGTCCGGTGCTCCGGTCGCCTCGGCGGCACCGAGCAGGCCCGCCCGGAATGGTACGCGGACGGCCGGGTGCCGCTGCAGACCTTGCGCGCCGACATCGATTACGGCACCGCGCGCGCCAACACCACGTACGGCGTCATCGGCGTGAAGGCGTGGGTCTTCCACGGCGAGATCGTCGGCGACAAGCAGCGCAAGGCCGCCGTCCTCCCGCGACCGAAGGTCGACGACGACAAGAAGCGCCGTCGCCGCCCCGCCGGTCCGCGCCGCCGCGACGGCGCCGGTCGCCCGGGCGCCCCAGCCGGTGCGCGCGACGCGCGCCCGCGCGCCAGGAAGGAGCGTGGCTGAGCCATGTTGCTACCGAAGCGCGTCAAGTACCGCAAGCAGATGCGCGGCCGGATGACGGGCGCCACCAAGGGTGGCGACTACGTCGCTTTCGGCGACTACGGCCTCGTGGCCCTGGAGCCGGCCTGGATCAAGTCCAACCAGATCGAGGCCGTGCGCGTGACCATGAGCCGCTTCTTCCGCCGTGGTGGTAAGATCTACGTTCGCATCTTCCCTGACAAGCCCGTCACGAAGAAGCCGCAGGAAGTTCGAATGGGTAAGGGGAAGGGCGCGGTGGAGTACTGGGTCAGCGTGGTGAAGCCGGGCCGGGTCATGTTCGAGGTCGCCAACGTGACCGAGGAGCAGGCCAAGGAGGCTTTCCGTCTCGCCGCCCACAAGCTCCCCATCAAGGTGAAGATGGTGAAGCGGGAGATCTACGATGAAGCCCAGTGACGTCCGCAACATGAGCGCGGGCGAGATCGAGGCCGAGGTCGAGAAGCGCCGTGAGGAGCTCTTCGACCTGCGCATCCAGTCCGCCGTCGGCCACACCAGCAACCCGCGCAGGGCACGGGTGGCCAAGCGGGAGATCGCACGCCTCCTGACCATCGCCAAGGAGAAGGCCGAGGGAACACGGTGAAGGTTACGAAGACCATGCAGGGCCGCGTCGTCAGCGACAAGGCCGACAAGACGGTGACGGTCAACGTGGAGCGGCGCTTCAAGCACCCCCTCTACGGCAAGGTCGTCACGGTCTCCAAGCGCTACCTGGCGCACGACGAGAAGAACACCTACCAGGTAGGCGACCTCGTCGAGATCGCGGCCAGCCGGCCCATCAGCCGCCGCAAGCGCTTCGTCGTCTCGCGCTTGATCGAGAAGGCGCGCGCGTAAGCGGGAGTGAGCTGACATGATCCAACAGGAAACCTTCCTCGACGTGGCCGACAACTCCGGCGCTCGCACCATCCAGTGCATCCGCGTGCTCGGCACCGGTCAGCAGTGGGTCGGCTCGGTCGGCGACGTGATCGTGGCGGCCGTCAAGGACGCCATCCCCCACGCCG from Trueperaceae bacterium includes the following:
- the tuf gene encoding elongation factor Tu yields the protein MAKGVFERTKPHVNVGTIGHVDHGKTTLTAAITFTAASVDSSVEVQSYDQIDKAPEERARGITINTSHVEYQTAARHYSHVDCPGHADYVKNMITGAAQMDGAILVVSAADGPMPQTREHIVLARQVGVPYIVVFLNKVDMVEDEELLELVEMEVRELLSSYEFPGDDLPVVRGSALRALEVLQGEPKVARGVNEWVDRVWGLLDAVDAYIPTPVRDVDRAFLMPVEDVFTITGRGTVATGRIERGVVRTGDEVEVVGLSDTRRSVVTGVEMHRKTLDSGMAGDNVGVLLRGVGRDDIERGQVLARPGSITPHVGFGASVYILRKEEGGRHSAFFSGYRPQFYFRTTDVTGVVSLPSGVEMVMPGDNVELSVELIKPIAMEEGLRFAIREGGRTVGAGVVTSITK
- the rpsJ gene encoding 30S ribosomal protein S10, with product MAAPKIRIKLKAFDHRSLDSSATKIVETVRRTGAKVAGPVPLPTRIRRFCVLRSPFTDKDSREHFEIRTHNRLIDIKSPTKSTIDSLMHLDLPTGVDIEIKTVGGR
- the rplC gene encoding 50S ribosomal protein L3; the protein is MKGILGTKVGMTQVWQGDRLVPVTVVLAGPCPVVQRKTPATDGYAAVQLGWDELPGKAVNKPRAGHFKRAAVAATRHLVEFRDYAPEADEVKADVFAAGEAVDVTGTSKGRGTAGVMKRWNFSGLPATHGVKKKHRSPGSIGQRKWPGRVYKGKRMAGVYGGETVTIVGLEVVEVRLEDNLILIKGALPGPNGGLVQVRQSKRKVS
- the rplD gene encoding 50S ribosomal protein L4, with protein sequence MPVTIDVIGSGRKVTLDLPEPKESVLHEVVMWQLAKRRRGTAATKTRGMMSGSTAKIYPQKGTGRARHGDKKAPIFVGGGTAFGPQPRSYGYTLPKRVRRLGLQMAIASRAQDGRLTLVDSFGVGGKTREFVAWAKSHGFDGKERVLLVTDDELVRRAARNVPWIDVLAGAGLNVYDVLRADRVIADAKIFDEPGESA
- the rplW gene encoding 50S ribosomal protein L23 — protein: MNAYDVVLAPVLSEKAVTAIQSGKYSFYVHPHANRVQIREAIETAFKVDVVKVNLVTVKGKIKSLGRFSGRSPERKKAIVTLKAGQRIEQLEGLS
- the rplB gene encoding 50S ribosomal protein L2, with amino-acid sequence MATKNYRPYTPSRRSMSTLDFAEITRDAPEKSLVRPLKKTGGRNHHGRITSRFRGGGHKRRYRVIDFRRRDKEGVPAKVASIEYDPNRSANIALLHYVDGEKRYVLAPDKLAVGSTIVAGAEAEPELGNAMPLRFIPVGAVVHAVELLPGKGAQLARSAGTSIQIQGRDATYVTLRLPSGELRKVHGECYATIGVVGNSDHKNVVYGKAGRTRWYGRKPHQRGRAMNPVDHPHGGGEGRSTGGRPPVSPWGQKAKGLKTRDKRKGSSRFIVRRRKGS
- the rpsS gene encoding 30S ribosomal protein S19 translates to MARSLKKGPFVDGHLLKKIDAANASGDRRVIKTWSRRSTVVPEMVGHTIGVYNGRQHVPVFVQETMVGHKLGEFSPTRSFRGHSGSRKE
- the rplV gene encoding 50S ribosomal protein L22 produces the protein MLRVTPRKTRLVADLIRGKDVSKAEDILRFTDKRSAKPMLKVLQSAKANAVNNHDMFEDSLFVKAIEVSEGPTLKRFLARARGRADLMRKRTCSISITLEERSGK
- the rpsC gene encoding 30S ribosomal protein S3; this translates as MGNKINPVGFRLGVNKEPSAHWYAAPADYPRLLQEDELIRATVLKDVGHSGVSRIDIERAAHNINVTIHTAKPGVVIGRGGEAIKALRTKLSAKIPGTIGVNVQEVANPNTNAALIAQRIAEQLERRFAFRRAMKQAVQRTMESGARGVKVRCSGRLGGTEQARPEWYADGRVPLQTLRADIDYGTARANTTYGVIGVKAWVFHGEIVGDKQRKAAVLPRPKVDDDKKRRRRPAGPRRRDGAGRPGAPAGARDARPRARKERG
- the rplP gene encoding 50S ribosomal protein L16; the protein is MLLPKRVKYRKQMRGRMTGATKGGDYVAFGDYGLVALEPAWIKSNQIEAVRVTMSRFFRRGGKIYVRIFPDKPVTKKPQEVRMGKGKGAVEYWVSVVKPGRVMFEVANVTEEQAKEAFRLAAHKLPIKVKMVKREIYDEAQ
- the rpmC gene encoding 50S ribosomal protein L29, with product MKPSDVRNMSAGEIEAEVEKRREELFDLRIQSAVGHTSNPRRARVAKREIARLLTIAKEKAEGTR
- the rpsQ gene encoding 30S ribosomal protein S17; translation: MQGRVVSDKADKTVTVNVERRFKHPLYGKVVTVSKRYLAHDEKNTYQVGDLVEIAASRPISRRKRFVVSRLIEKARA